A single window of Microbispora hainanensis DNA harbors:
- a CDS encoding MGH1-like glycoside hydrolase domain-containing protein yields MRHAVAMLATLAALAAPTALIPAPAEAAHAPAPPAAYPEVGRGTAFLDHDALVSGYAEPEWYKANIPFLEVPDREIQDVYYYRWSTYKRHIRYTDSATGDVITEFHNPPGYSAPLGGIVAAAGHHVYEGRWLRDTRPIDDYLTYWLQGPGAGPKPKEEYLNKDTDDWAHQYAWWAADAAYQRYLVTGDASFVKGLLPDLVRQYDKWGGQYDKKLGLYWSVPVWDAMEFTASSYETDPADPYHGGAGYRPTLNAYQYGDAKAIAAIATLSGDKALAKTFEQRAASLQDALHRYLWDPKRSFFYHKARADLDPQERLVSTREEIGFVPWAFDMARPGTEKAWAQLLDPQGFAAPYGPTTAERRSPLFMRDALNGCCRWDGPSWPYSTSTTLTAMANLLDDYDQHVVTAADYYTVLRGYALTQFKDGHPYVAEAHHPDEPRWIYDAAGHSEHYNHSTFDDLVISGLIGLRPQPDGTVVLKPLAPAGWDYFALENVPYHGHNVTVLWDRDGSRYGQGAGMRVYVDGRQAAKRATVGELTARVPAAVTPDRSSRPSDDAANPYGTGYPKPFASYTNGIDNVWDAVDGRIYYDDVPHNRWTNYRSPNAEDHLGVDFGVPTRVSDVRFYAYDDGGGVKAPASYRLEFWDGAAWREVPGQTRTPERPAGAALNRVTFPALTTTKIRLVFGNPPGAYVGVTELQAWSPAAGDATVDVTVSGQARSGDPAEVTTTFVNRGRTPATRVTASLAVPPGWSAEPVGSPKAHVVRPGGEFAVRWRVAPPAGTAPSPGAHPVRAAVEFDGSARAVSPYAQVTVGLDPDAYGKVEADDDFAADTSAGYTLYKPEGGEALPAVTVGGGRFAGGGAQPFFGLAAGPAALSSADAISVVTAGEFAGTGSPEDSVFVGWVKDAGTYVTAWYNNTRKQSGINVRVGGRFLDTPGDAPLTLKPGDRFALALSGDTITSFAYTGGQWRPLRTADIGGTLATPQAREGFRYGFGLRGTSGTIAVAGLEGRSSS; encoded by the coding sequence ATGAGACACGCCGTCGCGATGCTCGCGACGCTCGCGGCGCTGGCCGCGCCGACCGCCCTGATCCCCGCCCCGGCCGAGGCCGCCCACGCCCCCGCGCCGCCCGCGGCGTACCCGGAGGTCGGCAGGGGCACCGCCTTCCTGGACCACGACGCGCTCGTGTCGGGGTACGCCGAGCCGGAGTGGTACAAGGCCAACATCCCGTTCCTGGAGGTGCCCGACCGGGAGATCCAGGACGTCTACTACTACCGCTGGAGCACCTACAAGCGGCACATCCGCTACACCGACTCCGCGACCGGTGACGTGATCACCGAGTTCCACAACCCGCCCGGATACTCCGCCCCGCTCGGCGGCATCGTCGCCGCCGCCGGTCACCACGTGTACGAGGGGCGCTGGCTGCGCGACACCCGCCCGATCGACGACTACCTCACCTACTGGCTGCAGGGACCGGGCGCCGGCCCCAAGCCGAAGGAGGAGTACCTCAACAAGGACACCGACGACTGGGCGCACCAGTACGCCTGGTGGGCGGCCGACGCCGCCTACCAGCGCTATCTGGTCACCGGCGACGCGTCCTTCGTCAAGGGGCTGCTGCCCGACCTGGTGCGGCAGTACGACAAGTGGGGCGGCCAGTACGACAAGAAGCTGGGCCTCTACTGGTCGGTGCCGGTGTGGGACGCGATGGAGTTCACCGCCTCGTCCTACGAGACCGACCCGGCCGATCCCTACCACGGCGGCGCGGGCTACCGGCCGACGCTGAACGCCTACCAGTACGGCGACGCCAAGGCGATCGCCGCCATCGCCACCTTGAGCGGCGACAAGGCGCTGGCCAAGACGTTCGAACAGCGGGCGGCGTCGCTGCAGGACGCGCTGCACCGCTATCTGTGGGACCCGAAGCGGTCATTCTTCTACCACAAGGCCCGCGCCGACCTGGACCCCCAGGAGCGGCTGGTGTCCACCCGCGAGGAGATCGGTTTCGTCCCGTGGGCGTTCGACATGGCCAGGCCCGGTACGGAGAAGGCGTGGGCGCAGCTGCTCGACCCGCAGGGGTTCGCCGCGCCGTACGGGCCGACCACCGCCGAACGGCGCAGCCCGCTGTTCATGCGCGACGCGCTGAACGGCTGCTGCCGCTGGGACGGGCCGAGCTGGCCCTACTCCACCTCGACCACGCTCACCGCGATGGCCAACCTGCTCGACGACTACGACCAGCACGTGGTCACCGCCGCCGACTACTACACGGTGCTGCGCGGCTACGCGCTCACCCAGTTCAAGGACGGGCACCCGTACGTCGCCGAGGCGCACCACCCCGACGAGCCGCGCTGGATCTACGACGCCGCGGGCCACAGTGAGCACTACAACCACTCGACCTTCGACGACCTGGTGATCAGCGGCCTGATCGGGCTGCGCCCGCAGCCGGACGGCACGGTCGTGCTGAAGCCGCTCGCGCCGGCCGGGTGGGACTACTTCGCGCTGGAGAACGTGCCCTACCACGGCCACAACGTGACCGTGCTGTGGGACCGCGACGGCAGCAGGTATGGCCAGGGCGCGGGCATGCGCGTCTACGTGGACGGCAGGCAGGCCGCCAAGCGGGCCACGGTCGGCGAGCTGACCGCCCGGGTGCCGGCCGCCGTGACGCCCGACCGCTCCTCGCGGCCGTCCGACGACGCCGCCAACCCGTACGGCACCGGCTATCCCAAGCCGTTCGCGTCGTACACCAACGGCATCGACAACGTTTGGGACGCCGTGGACGGGCGGATCTACTACGACGACGTCCCGCACAACCGGTGGACCAACTACCGCTCGCCGAACGCCGAAGACCACCTCGGCGTGGACTTCGGCGTGCCGACCCGGGTGAGCGACGTGCGGTTCTACGCCTACGACGACGGAGGCGGCGTGAAGGCCCCCGCGTCGTACCGGCTGGAGTTCTGGGACGGCGCGGCGTGGCGCGAGGTGCCGGGCCAGACCCGCACGCCGGAGCGGCCCGCGGGCGCCGCGCTGAACCGCGTCACGTTCCCGGCCCTGACAACGACGAAGATCCGGCTGGTGTTCGGCAACCCGCCGGGCGCGTACGTCGGCGTCACCGAGCTGCAGGCGTGGTCGCCCGCCGCGGGCGACGCCACGGTGGACGTGACCGTCTCCGGGCAGGCGCGTTCCGGCGACCCCGCCGAGGTGACCACCACCTTCGTCAACCGGGGACGCACGCCCGCCACCCGGGTCACGGCGTCGCTGGCCGTGCCCCCGGGCTGGTCGGCCGAGCCGGTCGGCAGCCCGAAGGCCCACGTGGTGCGGCCGGGCGGCGAGTTCGCCGTACGCTGGCGGGTCGCGCCGCCCGCCGGGACCGCGCCGAGCCCCGGCGCCCACCCGGTGCGCGCGGCCGTCGAGTTCGACGGATCGGCGCGGGCCGTGAGCCCGTACGCCCAGGTGACCGTGGGGCTCGACCCGGACGCCTACGGGAAGGTGGAGGCCGACGACGACTTCGCCGCCGACACCTCGGCGGGCTACACGCTCTACAAGCCCGAGGGCGGCGAGGCCCTTCCGGCGGTCACCGTCGGCGGCGGCCGGTTCGCGGGCGGCGGCGCCCAGCCGTTCTTCGGCCTGGCGGCCGGTCCGGCGGCGCTCTCGTCGGCCGACGCGATCAGCGTGGTGACGGCGGGGGAGTTCGCCGGCACCGGCAGCCCGGAGGACAGCGTGTTCGTCGGCTGGGTGAAGGACGCCGGCACCTACGTGACCGCCTGGTACAACAACACCCGCAAGCAGTCGGGCATCAACGTGCGGGTCGGCGGCCGGTTCCTCGACACGCCCGGCGACGCCCCGCTGACCCTCAAGCCCGGCGACCGGTTCGCGCTGGCGCTGTCCGGTGACACCATCACCTCCTTCGCCTACACCGGCGGCCAGTGGCGTCCGCTGCGTACGGCGGACATCGGCGGCACGCTCGCCACCCCGCAGGCCCGCGAGGGCTTCCGCTACGGCTTCGGCCTGCGCGGCACCTCCGGCACGATCGCGGTCGCCGGCCTGGAGGGCCGTAGTTCCTCGTAG
- a CDS encoding XdhC family protein produces the protein MSHSHDEDPACAAAHGDAPPEETERRTLVAVFASPVADHLLRFGVELGFRPILLEPDPDRGLGGLPAGSVEVVREAGGHLDGTADVVVTDHHRAEIGPILRDVLRGPARWIGIMGSPRHEGPHVRALTELGVPPEEIARVHRPIGLNIGSRTPAEIAVATLAGLIADRNGRPGGFAH, from the coding sequence ATGAGTCACAGCCATGACGAGGACCCCGCATGCGCGGCGGCCCACGGCGACGCGCCGCCGGAGGAGACGGAGCGGCGGACGCTGGTCGCGGTGTTCGCGTCTCCGGTGGCCGATCACCTGCTGCGGTTCGGCGTGGAGCTGGGCTTCCGGCCGATCCTGCTGGAGCCCGACCCGGATCGCGGGCTCGGCGGCCTTCCGGCGGGCTCGGTCGAGGTGGTGAGAGAGGCAGGCGGCCATCTGGACGGCACAGCCGACGTGGTCGTCACCGACCATCACCGCGCGGAGATCGGGCCGATACTGCGTGACGTCCTCCGCGGCCCCGCGCGCTGGATCGGCATCATGGGCAGCCCCCGTCACGAGGGTCCGCACGTGCGGGCGCTGACCGAGCTGGGCGTCCCGCCCGAGGAGATCGCCCGCGTGCACCGCCCGATAGGGCTCAACATCGGCTCGCGTACGCCCGCGGAGATCGCGGTGGCCACGCTCGCCGGCCTGATCGCCGACAGGAACGGCAGGCCCGGCGGCTTCGCGCACTGA
- a CDS encoding PHB depolymerase family esterase: protein MRRRIVALLAAVLMPVVAATTLLVTQPAAAASLTRVTNFGNNPSNLNMYIYVPDRVAARPALLVAVHYCTGTASALYSGYFRDYVNAADQYGFIIVFPEATRSGQCFDVYSPQALRRGGGSDPVGIISMVDYAKSRYNVDPGRVYVSGVSSGAMMTNVLAAEYPDVFTAGSAFMGVPAGCFATNDGSTWNSQCSSGQSIKSAQQWGDLARSMYSGYSGSYPRMQLWHGTNDTTLAYPNFGEEIKQWTNLHGVSQTPVSTDSPSSGWTRTRYGNNGTQPPVEGISVSGQGHSLPLNGMISYAINFLGLNSTTPSSPSPSPSPSPSPSPTPPNSPSPSPSATPGGSPATTLGAAAARTGRYFGTAISANKLGDSQYTTIANREFNMITAENEMKIDATEPNQGQFNFTNADRIYNWAVQNGKQVRGHTLAWYSQQPGWMQSLSGSALRQAMINHINGVMAHYKGKIPYWDVVNEAFDDNTGGRRDSNLQRTGNDWIEVAFRTARAADPDAKLCYNDYNIDNWTWAKTQGVYNMVRDFKSRGVPIDCVGLQGHFNSGSAYNSNFRTTISSFAALGVDVAITELDVEGASATTYANIVNDCLAVARCVGITVWGVRDSDSWRSYQNPLLFDGNGNKKAAYTAVLNALNNAAPNTSPSPTPPVSPSPSPTPPVSPSPSPTPPVSPSPSPTPPVSPSPSPSPSPSPQPGNGCSATIRTVNSWPGGFQSEVTVRAGNAAISGWTVNWSWSGSPSITQLWGGLTSGSGSSVSVRNESWNGTVPANGSTTFGFTANGSPETPTLTCSAS, encoded by the coding sequence CTGATGCCCGTGGTCGCGGCGACCACGTTGCTGGTCACCCAACCAGCCGCCGCGGCCTCCCTGACTCGGGTGACCAACTTCGGCAACAACCCGAGCAACCTGAACATGTACATCTACGTGCCGGACCGGGTGGCGGCCCGGCCGGCGCTCCTGGTCGCCGTCCACTACTGCACGGGCACCGCGTCGGCGCTGTACAGCGGATACTTCCGCGACTACGTGAACGCGGCCGACCAATACGGGTTCATCATCGTGTTCCCCGAGGCCACGCGCAGCGGGCAGTGCTTCGACGTGTACTCGCCCCAGGCGCTGCGGCGGGGCGGCGGCAGCGACCCGGTCGGCATCATCTCGATGGTCGACTACGCCAAGTCGCGCTACAACGTGGACCCCGGCCGCGTCTACGTCAGCGGCGTCTCCTCCGGCGCGATGATGACCAACGTGCTGGCGGCCGAGTATCCGGACGTCTTCACGGCGGGTTCGGCCTTCATGGGCGTCCCGGCGGGCTGCTTCGCCACGAACGACGGCTCCACCTGGAACAGCCAGTGCTCCAGCGGGCAGAGCATCAAGAGCGCCCAGCAGTGGGGTGACCTGGCCCGGTCGATGTACTCCGGCTACAGCGGCTCCTATCCTCGGATGCAGCTGTGGCACGGCACCAACGACACGACGCTGGCCTACCCGAACTTCGGCGAAGAGATCAAGCAGTGGACCAACCTCCACGGTGTCAGCCAGACGCCCGTGTCCACCGACAGCCCCTCGTCGGGCTGGACCCGCACCCGGTATGGCAACAACGGCACCCAGCCTCCGGTCGAGGGCATCAGCGTCTCCGGTCAGGGCCACTCGCTGCCCCTCAACGGCATGATCAGCTACGCGATCAACTTCCTCGGTCTCAACAGCACCACGCCGAGCTCCCCGTCGCCGTCCCCGTCTCCGTCTCCGTCTCCGTCGCCCACGCCGCCGAACAGCCCGTCGCCGAGCCCGTCGGCCACCCCTGGCGGGTCGCCGGCCACCACGCTGGGCGCCGCCGCGGCCCGCACCGGTCGTTATTTCGGCACCGCGATCAGTGCGAACAAGCTGGGCGACTCGCAGTACACCACGATCGCCAATCGTGAGTTCAACATGATCACGGCCGAGAACGAGATGAAGATCGACGCGACTGAGCCGAACCAGGGTCAGTTCAACTTCACCAACGCCGACCGGATCTACAACTGGGCCGTGCAGAACGGCAAGCAGGTGCGCGGGCACACGCTGGCGTGGTACTCCCAGCAGCCCGGCTGGATGCAGTCCCTCAGCGGCAGCGCGCTGCGCCAGGCGATGATCAACCACATCAACGGCGTGATGGCCCACTACAAGGGCAAGATCCCCTACTGGGACGTGGTCAACGAGGCCTTCGACGACAACACCGGCGGCCGCCGCGACTCCAACCTGCAGCGCACCGGCAACGACTGGATCGAGGTCGCCTTCCGCACCGCGCGGGCCGCCGACCCTGACGCCAAGCTCTGCTACAACGACTACAACATCGACAACTGGACCTGGGCCAAGACGCAGGGCGTCTACAACATGGTCCGCGACTTCAAGTCGCGCGGTGTCCCGATCGACTGCGTCGGCCTGCAGGGCCACTTCAACAGCGGCAGCGCCTACAACAGCAACTTCCGCACCACCATCTCCAGCTTCGCCGCCCTCGGGGTGGACGTGGCCATCACCGAGCTGGACGTCGAGGGCGCCTCGGCCACCACCTACGCCAACATCGTCAACGACTGCCTCGCGGTCGCCCGCTGCGTCGGCATCACGGTGTGGGGCGTGCGTGACAGCGACTCCTGGCGCTCCTACCAGAACCCGCTGCTGTTCGACGGCAACGGCAACAAGAAGGCCGCCTACACCGCGGTCCTCAACGCCCTCAACAACGCCGCACCCAACACCTCGCCCAGCCCCACCCCGCCCGTCAGCCCGAGCCCGAGCCCGACGCCCCCGGTCAGCCCGAGCCCGAGCCCGACCCCGCCGGTCAGCCCGAGCCCGAGCCCCACTCCGCCGGTCAGCCCGAGCCCGAGCCCGAGTCCGAGTCCGAGCCCGCAGCCGGGCAACGGGTGCAGCGCGACGATCCGTACGGTCAACAGCTGGCCCGGTGGCTTCCAGTCCGAGGTCACGGTCCGCGCCGGCAACGCGGCGATCAGCGGCTGGACGGTGAACTGGAGCTGGTCCGGCTCCCCGTCCATCACCCAGCTGTGGGGCGGCCTCACGTCCGGCTCCGGCTCCTCGGTCTCCGTCCGCAACGAGTCGTGGAACGGCACCGTGCCCGCCAACGGCAGCACCACCTTCGGGTTCACCGCCAACGGCAGCCCGGAGACACCGACGCTGACGTGCAGCGCCTCCTGA